CCGACCGATTTTCGCCATCTAGTGTCTGCGGCCCGCGAACATGATTTGGAGGTGGCCATGGACATTGCGTTTCAAGCTTCGCCGGACCACCCCTACGTGAAGGAGCATCCCGAATGGTTCAAACAGCGTCCGGATGGCACGATTCAGTATGCCGAGAACCCGCCCAAGAAGTACCAGGACATCTATCCTTTCGATTTCGGCTCCAGAGATTGGTGGCCACTATGGCAAGAGCTTTATAGCATTCTTATCTATTGGATCGAACAGGGTATCCGGATCTTCCGTGTCGACAATCCACATACCAAGTCGCTTCCCTTCTGGGCCTGGTGCCTGTCCGAAATCTACAAGCAACATCCGGATACGGTGTTTCTTGCCGAGGCCTTTACTCGACCCAAGCTCATGGCCGCGCTCGCCAAGGCAGGGTTCTCTCAATCGTATACGTACTTTACCTGGCGAAACACCCGTTGGGAAATTCAACAGTACCTCGAAGAGCTCACAACCACGCAGCTGGCCAGCTACTTTCGACCTAACTTTTGGCCAAACACGCCAGATATTCTGCCGGAGCACCTTCAGCACGGTGGCCGGCCGGCCTTCATCGCTCGCTTCGTCCTAGCCGCTACACTCGCAAGCAACTACGGTATCTACGGACCCGCATTCGAGCTCATGGAGCACGTAGCCCGGCCTGGATCCGAGGAATATCTCGATAACGAGAAGTACGAAATTAGGTCATGGAACCTACGCGAACCGAAAAGCCTGCGCTCGATCATAACCCGCATCAATCAAACGCGCAAATCCCAGCCAGCCTTGCAGGATAATCGCAATCTACGTTTTCACCCCACGGACAACAACCAGCTCCTATGCTTCAGCAAGCATAGCGACGACTGCGAGAGTCGGGTTCTAATCGTAGTCAACTTGGATTATCGCTACAAGCAATCAGGATGGGTTGAGCTGGACCCCAAGCTGCTTGGTGTTGAAGAAGACAGCGCTTACGAGGTCCACGACGTCCTCACGGGTGCGCGCTACCCTTGGCGTGGCGGGCGCAACTATGTGGAGCTGGACCCGCAGCGCGTCCCGGCCCACCTTTTCATCGTGCAGCAACCGGCTACAAGCGCGTGAGGACGAAGGAGCAGCTAGCCCGTCGCCAATTGCTCGCCGCCCTCCGCACGGATACAGGACACTAGATGAGCCGTCGCCGCCCGCGTCAGGAGCCAGAGAGCGAACCCCAGTGGTACAGGGATGCCGTCATCTACGAACTCCACGTCCGCGCATTTTGCGATTCCAATGCAGACGGCATAGGAGATTTCCAGGGCCTTATCAGCAAGCTCGACTATCTCCGGGATCTGGGTGTCACCGCCATTTGGCTGCTTCCCTTCTACCCGTCGCCGCTGCGCGACGATGGCTACGACATTGCGGATTATACGAGCGTGAACCCGGCGCATGGCACGCTTTCGGACTTCAAGCGTTTTCTACGGGAGGCGCATGCGCGCGGCCTGCGCGTGATCACGGAGCTCGTTATCAACCACACTTCGAGCGAGCATCCGTGGTTCCAGCGCGCGCGTGAAGCCCCGCCTGGCAGCCGGGAGCGCAACTTCTATGTGTGGAGTGATACGGCGGAGCGCTATTCCGACACCCGGATTATCTTCAAGGACTTCGAGACGTCGAATTGGACTTGGGATCCGGTGGCAAAAGCCTACTATTGGCACCGCTTCTATTCTCACCAGCCGGATCTGAACTTTGATAGCCCGCAGGTTCATAGGAGCTTGCTCAAGATCGTGGATTTCTGGATGGATATGGGTGTGGACGGGATGCGACTGGATGCCGTGCCGTACTTATATGAGCGGGAGGGAACCAATTGCGAGAACCTTGCGGAAACGCACGCATTCCTTAAGGAGCTTCGGAGGCATATCGACGGGAAATACAAGGATCGCATGCTGCTTGCAGAGGCCAACCAATGGCCGGAGGATTCGGCGGCATACTTCGGAAATGGAGACGAGTGCCACATGAACTTCCATTTTCCTCTGATGCCGCGGATGTTCATGGCCTTACATTTGGAGGACCGGTTTCCGCTCGTCGATATTCTGGATCAGACACCTGCGATCCCGGAGAATTGTCAGTGGGCCATCTTTTTGCGTAATCATGACGAGCTGACGCTGGAAATGGTAACGGACGAGGATCGGGACTATATGTGGCGCGTATACGCGGAGGATCGGCAGGCGCGGATCAACCTCGGCATACGCCGGAGACTGGCACCGCTGCTTAGGGCGCGACGGAAGATCGAGCTGCTGAACGGGCTGCTGTTCTCGCTTCCGGGCACACCGGTTGTCTACTACGGGGACGAGATCGGCATGGGGGACAACATCTACATGGGCGACCGCGACGGTGTACGAACACCCATGCAGTGGAGCCCGGATCGCAACGCGGGTTTTTCGCGGGCCAATCCTCAGCGGCTATATCTGCCGGTCATAATCGACTCGGAATACCACTACGAAGCGGTGAACGTGGAGACAGCGCTTGGCAATCCATCGTCGCTGTTGTGGTGGATGAAGCGAATGATCACGCTGCGGACGAGACACGCGGCCTTCGGGCGGGGGGCCTTCAAGCTGCTGCGGCCGAACAACAACAAGGTGTTCGCGTTCGTGCGGTCCTACGAGCAGGAGCGGATTCTTGTAGTGGCGAATCTTGCGCGTTTCTGCCAGCACGTGGAGCTGGACTTGGCGGACTACGCGGGGTCGGTTCCGGAGGAGCTCTTTGGACGCACGCCGTTTCCTGCGATTTCGGAGGGACCATACTCGCTCTCGTTGAGCCCACACGCTTTTTTTTGGTTTCAGTTGACGGAGCCGAGCGCTCCGGCCACGGGCGGGGGGGATGTCCCGGAGTTGCGGGATGTGGGGGAGTTGAAAGTGCTTTTGGAGCGGCCGGGGAGGGGAAGGCTGGAAGGGCTGCTCACGCAACATGTGACGCGGCAGCGTTGGTTTAGATCCAAGGCCAGGCGGATACGGAACGTACAGGTGGTTGACGAGGCTGCGGTTGGCAGGGCGAGCTTGCTCGTGCTGCTGCAGGTGGACTTCTATCAGGGGTCGAGCGAGATCTACCTGCTGCCGCTGGGGATATGCAGCGGTGCTGAGGCAGCCGGTGTGCTGAAGGCACATCCGGCGGCGGTGTTGGCCAAGGCGGGCAAGGATGAGGATCTTTCCAACGAAGCTGCCAGCATCGTCTGTGAGGCCAGCCTGATCGAGGACTTTGCACGACAGCTTTTGGCGGTGATGGCGAGCCGCCGGGGCCTGAAGACCGGCAAGGGGCGCTTGGTGGGTTGGGTGCAGCAGGGGACCGAAACCGCGCGCGAAGCAGCTCGAAGTACCCCGCGTTCGATGGGCGTGGAACAGACCAACACCAGTATCGCGTTCGGTGAAGTTGCGATCCTGAAGCTCCAGCGCCTGATCGAGCCAGGGGTCAATGCGGACGTGGAAGTCGTCCGTTTTCTCAACGAGAGTACGACGTTTCGGCAGGCACCGGAGGTGCTCGGGACGCTGCAGTACGAAACCCAGAAGAAGGAGCCTGCCCTGGTTGGGGCGCTGCAGAGGTTCATTCCGAACCGCGGTGATGCCTGGACATTCACATTGGAGGTGATCCAACGCTACTACGAGCAGGCGCTGGCACAACCGGTTGATGTCAAAGCGGAGTTCCCGGAGGGTGGATTGGTGAAACGGGCGCTCGAGACGCCGCCCAAAGTGATGGAGGAGACGCTCGGACCGTACGTGCCGCTGGTTCGGCTCCTCGCAGAGCGAACGGCGGAGCTGCATGTGGCGCTTGGCTCGCGGCGCCGTGACCCGAGCTTTGGTCCCGAAGCATTCTCGGAGCTCTACCAGCGTTCGATGTACCAGTCCGCGCGGTCGCGGCTGGCGGCGAGCATGGACTCCCTGCGCTCCAACGTGAACAGTCTTTCGGACGCGGACCGTGACCGTGCCAACGGATTGTTGAGTCGGAGCGATGCCATCGACCACAAGTTGCGCGCGATCGCAGCCGGCAGGATCGCAGCCCAGCGAATTCGTTGCCACGGCGATTATCACCTGGGGCAGGTGCTTTACACCGGTAAGGACTTCGTGATCATCGACTTCGAAGGGGAGCCAGCGCGGTCGATCACCGAGCGTCGCTTCAAGCGTTCGGCCCTGCGCGATGTTGCGGGTATGATTCGGTCGTTTCACTACGCCGCGGAAACCGCGTTACGGGAGTGTCAAGAAACGGAAACCGAGATGCAGCGGCTGGGTGCCTGGAGTCGGGCCTGGGCGGAGTGGGTGAGCGCGCTATTTCTCGGCACGTATCTCGATCGCGCCAAAGCAAGCCCTGGCGTCCCGGCTCGCGAGGAGGACACTGGCAGGTTGCTGGAGTTCTACTTGCTCGAGAAGTGCATCTACGAGCTTGGCTACGAGTTGAACCATAGGCCGGACTGGGTGTGCATTCCGCTGTCCGGGCTGGAGCAGCTTCTGGCGCAGGGCGCGGTGCAGGGATGAGCAGGGGACACGGGATGACCTATGAGGGCGACTACTCGCCGTTCCGCAAGCGTCGCCACGGGCGCCGAAGTCCTGGCTCTAGCGTGCGCGGGGCTGTGCCTCAAGGCGGGAGTCTTCCCGGCGCACGCTTTGGCTGCGAACGCTCGTCGGTCCGCTGGACTTCGTGGACGGAGGGTTCTTGGCGAGCACCACGATCGCGGGGAGCTCGGACTTGCGGCTGGCGTTCCGGCTTCTCATCCCCGGCTTCGGCGTGCTTGGCGTTCACGCGATCGCCTCGCTGAGGGGAGTTGCGCGGCGCCTACCCCTGACAAATCCTGCCCTTTCCGTCGCCGCCTTCGGCATGATCGGCTTTCCACCGATGGCCGGCTTTGTTTCAAAACGGCATTGCCGGTGAGATCGGTGTCTTTGTAAGCGAGCACGGTCGGCATCATGGACGCACGTCAAGCCCTCGAACACCTTGCCCGGCTTCATGAAGTCGAGACCTGCTACGAGGACGCCTGGCGCAACACCAGGCGCGCAGGCGAAGCGGCGCTATTGGCGATTCTGCGGCAGCTTGGTGCGCCGATGGATTCGCTTGCGGACGCGCCGGATGCGCTGGTTGTTTGCCGGCGACAGTGGCTGCGTCAATGCCTGGAGCCGGTGACCGTATGCCAGGTCGACCGGCGGCCAGCCCTGACGCTGCGTGTGAGCGGCCCGACAACGGGTGGCTACAGGGCTCGCATCGAGCTCGAGGACGGCGAGGCCCTCGTCAGCGAGGGGGCGCTTTCTGACC
Above is a genomic segment from Pseudomonadota bacterium containing:
- the treS gene encoding maltose alpha-D-glucosyltransferase, whose product is MSRRRPRQEPESEPQWYRDAVIYELHVRAFCDSNADGIGDFQGLISKLDYLRDLGVTAIWLLPFYPSPLRDDGYDIADYTSVNPAHGTLSDFKRFLREAHARGLRVITELVINHTSSEHPWFQRAREAPPGSRERNFYVWSDTAERYSDTRIIFKDFETSNWTWDPVAKAYYWHRFYSHQPDLNFDSPQVHRSLLKIVDFWMDMGVDGMRLDAVPYLYEREGTNCENLAETHAFLKELRRHIDGKYKDRMLLAEANQWPEDSAAYFGNGDECHMNFHFPLMPRMFMALHLEDRFPLVDILDQTPAIPENCQWAIFLRNHDELTLEMVTDEDRDYMWRVYAEDRQARINLGIRRRLAPLLRARRKIELLNGLLFSLPGTPVVYYGDEIGMGDNIYMGDRDGVRTPMQWSPDRNAGFSRANPQRLYLPVIIDSEYHYEAVNVETALGNPSSLLWWMKRMITLRTRHAAFGRGAFKLLRPNNNKVFAFVRSYEQERILVVANLARFCQHVELDLADYAGSVPEELFGRTPFPAISEGPYSLSLSPHAFFWFQLTEPSAPATGGGDVPELRDVGELKVLLERPGRGRLEGLLTQHVTRQRWFRSKARRIRNVQVVDEAAVGRASLLVLLQVDFYQGSSEIYLLPLGICSGAEAAGVLKAHPAAVLAKAGKDEDLSNEAASIVCEASLIEDFARQLLAVMASRRGLKTGKGRLVGWVQQGTETAREAARSTPRSMGVEQTNTSIAFGEVAILKLQRLIEPGVNADVEVVRFLNESTTFRQAPEVLGTLQYETQKKEPALVGALQRFIPNRGDAWTFTLEVIQRYYEQALAQPVDVKAEFPEGGLVKRALETPPKVMEETLGPYVPLVRLLAERTAELHVALGSRRRDPSFGPEAFSELYQRSMYQSARSRLAASMDSLRSNVNSLSDADRDRANGLLSRSDAIDHKLRAIAAGRIAAQRIRCHGDYHLGQVLYTGKDFVIIDFEGEPARSITERRFKRSALRDVAGMIRSFHYAAETALRECQETETEMQRLGAWSRAWAEWVSALFLGTYLDRAKASPGVPAREEDTGRLLEFYLLEKCIYELGYELNHRPDWVCIPLSGLEQLLAQGAVQG
- a CDS encoding alpha-1,4-glucan--maltose-1-phosphate maltosyltransferase, coding for MLPPDVVNRVWIEGVRPEIDGGRWPVKAILGDRFAVQADLVADGHDAVAGVVLYRFGQGGSWSETPLDLLVNDRFEASFDLTELGLWEYTLEAWVDDFATWRARLQKRIQAKQEVALELLVGADLVEQAAERAWRKHEGDHALLERFALDLRDPDTTTAKQAALGIGLSDLMAAYPDRSRGTRYDHVLQVRAERTKARFSAWYELFPRSTGSNGKHGSFADVEAVLPYVASMGFDVLYLPPIHPIGRSYRKGRNNALEAQPEDPGSPWAIGSSQGGHKAIHPELGTPTDFRHLVSAAREHDLEVAMDIAFQASPDHPYVKEHPEWFKQRPDGTIQYAENPPKKYQDIYPFDFGSRDWWPLWQELYSILIYWIEQGIRIFRVDNPHTKSLPFWAWCLSEIYKQHPDTVFLAEAFTRPKLMAALAKAGFSQSYTYFTWRNTRWEIQQYLEELTTTQLASYFRPNFWPNTPDILPEHLQHGGRPAFIARFVLAATLASNYGIYGPAFELMEHVARPGSEEYLDNEKYEIRSWNLREPKSLRSIITRINQTRKSQPALQDNRNLRFHPTDNNQLLCFSKHSDDCESRVLIVVNLDYRYKQSGWVELDPKLLGVEEDSAYEVHDVLTGARYPWRGGRNYVELDPQRVPAHLFIVQQPATSA